Proteins encoded by one window of Gordonia jinghuaiqii:
- a CDS encoding sigma-70 family RNA polymerase sigma factor: MTTTTSTAEPDAGLDAEFLRVTEPFRREIVAHCYRMMGSHHDAEDLTQETFLRAWRGYAKFDHRASVRTWLHKIATNTCLTALQSTQRRPLPSGLGGDAFDPADDLLQNHEVPWLEPYSGTADDITPGDDADPAFVVGARESVRLAFIAALQHLPERQRAVLILRDVLQWRAAEVADTIGVTTATVNSLLQRAREQVKNSRPQEDSAESRASVLDDAAKRELLARYVSAFERYDVDAIVEMFTDRAIWEMPPFTGWYQGGESIGTLIRRNCPAEKPGDQILLPTVANGQPAYGLYMREPDGIHRPFQLQVLDIDPRAGKVSHVVAFFSDTMEADFARFGLPATPYDAPARTEASPWH; the protein is encoded by the coding sequence ATGACCACAACCACGTCCACGGCCGAGCCCGACGCCGGACTCGACGCCGAGTTCTTGCGGGTCACCGAACCGTTCCGACGAGAGATCGTCGCGCACTGCTACCGGATGATGGGTTCCCATCACGACGCCGAGGACCTGACGCAGGAGACGTTCCTCCGGGCCTGGCGCGGCTATGCCAAGTTCGACCACCGGGCGTCGGTACGCACCTGGCTGCACAAGATCGCGACCAACACCTGCCTCACGGCACTGCAGAGCACGCAACGCAGGCCGCTGCCGTCAGGCCTCGGCGGCGACGCCTTCGACCCCGCCGACGATCTCCTGCAGAACCACGAGGTGCCCTGGCTCGAGCCGTACTCCGGCACCGCTGACGACATCACCCCCGGCGACGACGCGGACCCGGCATTCGTCGTCGGCGCGCGGGAGTCCGTACGGCTCGCGTTCATCGCCGCCCTGCAGCATCTACCCGAGCGACAGCGCGCGGTGCTGATCCTGCGCGACGTGTTGCAGTGGCGGGCAGCCGAGGTCGCCGACACCATCGGCGTCACCACCGCGACGGTCAACAGCCTCCTGCAGCGCGCCCGCGAACAGGTGAAGAACTCTCGCCCCCAAGAGGATTCGGCAGAGTCCCGAGCGTCGGTTCTCGATGACGCCGCCAAACGCGAGCTGCTCGCGCGTTACGTCTCGGCGTTCGAGCGGTACGACGTCGACGCCATCGTCGAGATGTTCACCGACAGGGCGATCTGGGAGATGCCCCCCTTCACCGGTTGGTACCAGGGCGGCGAGAGCATCGGCACCCTCATCCGCCGCAATTGCCCGGCCGAGAAGCCGGGCGACCAGATCCTGCTGCCCACCGTGGCGAACGGTCAACCCGCGTACGGGCTCTACATGCGCGAGCCCGACGGCATCCACCGCCCTTTCCAGCTCCAGGTGCTCGACATCGATCCGCGTGCAGGCAAGGTCAGCCATGTCGTGGCATTTTTCAGCGACACCATGGAAGCGGATTTCGCCCGCTTCGGACTACCCGCGACCCCCTACGACGCCCCGGCCCGCACGGAGGCCAGTCCCTGGCACTGA
- a CDS encoding ROK family transcriptional regulator produces the protein MHVATPHLELSTKPAALVLRAARLAGPLFRDDAAERTGLSISTVNRQVSALLKAGLIRERADLAPSGAIGRPRLPFEVNLADFLTLGIHIGYKVTAITTHDLLHRVVGAIQIPTPEADTPEEALAAIGVSARRFAERWTGRRVLWVGVALGGRVAEDGIVDHPRLGWEGAQVGRTIAEAVGLPVSVASHVEAMAAAELVLNPDDQQSSFLYFYAREMLGIAFSVGGTVHTPTAGPPVIGHFPTGATTLLDPRRTGRLEPAVSDTGVVEAARALGLSVADVEGVHALARTGDVTARRLLEERAEVLGRTVGLIADIFNPDHIILGGQAFTDYPTSLPTVAKAVRETSIVAKRDVRVSHSGATVQQQAAGAVSLDAIYSDPLQAITLTA, from the coding sequence GTGCACGTCGCGACGCCGCACCTGGAACTGTCGACCAAGCCGGCCGCCCTCGTCCTCCGAGCCGCCCGCCTGGCCGGTCCGCTGTTCCGCGACGATGCCGCCGAGCGCACCGGGCTCAGCATCTCCACGGTCAACCGCCAGGTCAGCGCGCTGCTCAAGGCGGGGCTCATCCGTGAACGCGCCGATCTCGCGCCCTCCGGTGCCATCGGCCGTCCGCGCCTCCCGTTCGAGGTCAACCTCGCCGACTTCCTGACCCTCGGTATCCACATCGGTTACAAGGTCACCGCCATCACCACTCACGATCTCCTTCACCGAGTGGTCGGGGCCATCCAGATCCCGACGCCGGAGGCCGACACGCCGGAGGAGGCCCTCGCCGCGATCGGTGTGAGTGCCAGGCGCTTCGCCGAACGCTGGACCGGCCGCCGTGTGCTGTGGGTCGGCGTCGCGCTCGGTGGCCGGGTCGCCGAAGACGGCATCGTCGACCATCCACGTCTCGGCTGGGAGGGGGCGCAGGTGGGCCGCACGATCGCCGAGGCCGTCGGCCTGCCGGTCTCGGTGGCGTCGCACGTGGAGGCGATGGCCGCGGCCGAGCTCGTGCTCAACCCCGACGACCAGCAGTCGAGCTTCCTCTACTTCTACGCCCGCGAAATGCTGGGCATCGCGTTCAGCGTGGGCGGCACGGTGCATACGCCGACCGCGGGTCCGCCGGTGATCGGTCATTTCCCGACCGGCGCGACGACGCTCCTCGACCCCCGCCGGACGGGCCGCCTCGAGCCTGCGGTGAGTGATACCGGAGTGGTGGAAGCTGCTCGGGCCCTGGGCCTTTCGGTCGCCGATGTCGAAGGGGTGCACGCGTTGGCGCGGACCGGTGACGTCACGGCGCGTCGTCTGCTGGAGGAACGCGCCGAGGTGCTGGGTCGTACCGTCGGGCTCATCGCCGACATCTTCAACCCGGATCACATCATCCTGGGTGGACAGGCCTTCACCGACTACCCGACGAGCCTCCCGACTGTCGCGAAGGCGGTCCGGGAGACCTCCATCGTGGCCAAACGCGATGTCCGGGTGTCCCATTCGGGTGCGACCGTGCAGCAGCAGGCCGCCGGTGCGGTATCGCTCGACGCGATCTACAGCGACCCGCTACAGGCGATCACGCTGACTGCCTGA
- a CDS encoding histidine phosphatase family protein, with the protein MGVIYLVRHGQANASAYGVADAADDLTNGPGGLTTTGSTQAALTGGFLAGQVDAFTDAVSGDLPRQSQTLSGVLGTFEERPHPRVDPGWNEYSLPALVGHASAEMYHDNRRYQEQLDKGLAAWIAAGEHDAAPGLDGGPAESYPQFKARVADAAARAAALAGSGQTVLVVSSAGTITQLIAQLWGVPDENWPAMARTMVNASITKLIVGRTGVSVVSFNEHGHLSDRDGGVATVR; encoded by the coding sequence ATGGGTGTCATCTATCTCGTCCGGCACGGCCAGGCGAACGCGTCGGCCTACGGCGTCGCCGACGCCGCCGACGACCTGACGAACGGGCCCGGTGGTCTGACCACGACGGGCAGCACACAGGCAGCACTCACCGGCGGATTCCTCGCAGGACAGGTCGATGCGTTCACCGATGCCGTCAGCGGAGACCTCCCGCGGCAGTCCCAGACGTTGAGCGGCGTGCTCGGCACATTCGAGGAACGACCACACCCCCGGGTCGACCCGGGCTGGAACGAGTACTCCCTCCCCGCCCTCGTCGGTCACGCGTCCGCTGAGATGTACCACGACAACCGTCGCTATCAGGAGCAGCTGGACAAGGGCCTGGCCGCCTGGATCGCGGCAGGAGAGCACGACGCCGCCCCCGGACTCGACGGCGGTCCCGCCGAGAGCTACCCACAGTTCAAGGCGCGTGTCGCCGACGCCGCCGCACGAGCGGCCGCGCTGGCCGGGTCGGGACAGACAGTTCTCGTGGTGTCCTCGGCCGGCACCATCACCCAGTTGATCGCCCAGCTGTGGGGCGTCCCAGACGAGAACTGGCCCGCGATGGCCCGCACGATGGTCAACGCCTCGATCACCAAGCTCATCGTCGGCCGAACCGGGGTCTCGGTGGTGTCCTTCAACGAGCACGGTCACCTGTCCGATCGCGACGGCGGGGTCGCCACCGTCCGCTGA
- a CDS encoding oxygenase MpaB family protein, with translation MATEPITSGSSALSPRPSAEVRAELEEFLTAERPDTEFLPSAARMSRAELDALPTIDLDPLGAGVLAGAANVIMQLSLPAVGYGVYESRVDSGNLFKHPLKRGRTTLSYLAVAGLGSAKDRKAYRKAVGKAHAQVRSTPESPVEYNAFDPNLQLWVAACLYRGTEDIHRIFGGVTEVTDARYQAGAVLGTTLQMPREMWPATREDFETYWNETVETLEIDPVIRNYLMQIARAEFLGPVVSKLFGWYFEINAIGFLPENFRRKMRVELSPWQELFFDKHNAVLRAFITRAPKSVRAFPFNVLLADVRWRMRTGRPLV, from the coding sequence ATGGCAACGGAGCCTATCACCAGTGGAAGTTCGGCCTTGTCGCCGCGACCGTCGGCCGAGGTGAGGGCCGAACTCGAGGAGTTCCTCACCGCCGAGCGTCCGGACACCGAGTTCCTGCCGTCGGCCGCGCGGATGTCCCGCGCCGAGCTCGACGCCCTCCCCACCATCGATCTCGACCCGCTGGGAGCAGGCGTACTCGCCGGGGCGGCGAACGTGATCATGCAGCTCAGCCTGCCCGCCGTCGGATACGGCGTGTACGAGAGCCGCGTGGACTCGGGCAACCTGTTCAAACACCCCCTGAAGCGCGGGCGCACGACGCTGAGCTACCTCGCCGTCGCCGGCCTCGGCAGCGCCAAGGACCGCAAGGCCTATCGCAAGGCGGTCGGCAAGGCCCACGCCCAGGTCCGTTCGACGCCCGAGAGCCCGGTCGAGTACAACGCCTTCGACCCGAACCTCCAGCTGTGGGTGGCGGCCTGCCTGTACCGCGGCACCGAGGACATCCATCGGATCTTCGGCGGCGTGACCGAGGTGACCGACGCGCGTTACCAGGCCGGCGCGGTCCTCGGAACCACGCTGCAGATGCCCCGCGAGATGTGGCCTGCCACCCGCGAGGACTTCGAGACCTACTGGAACGAGACGGTCGAGACCCTCGAGATCGATCCCGTCATCCGGAACTACCTGATGCAGATCGCACGTGCGGAGTTCCTCGGTCCGGTGGTGTCGAAGCTGTTCGGCTGGTACTTCGAGATCAACGCCATCGGCTTTCTGCCGGAGAACTTCCGCCGCAAGATGCGCGTCGAGCTGTCGCCGTGGCAGGAGTTGTTCTTCGACAAGCACAACGCGGTCCTGCGCGCGTTCATCACCCGCGCACCGAAGTCGGTGCGCGCATTCCCGTTCAATGTCCTGCTCGCCGACGTCCGCTGGCGTATGCGGACCGGTCGTCCGTTGGTGTGA
- a CDS encoding acyl-CoA dehydrogenase family protein — protein sequence MPIELRHDDEVLDVVAKTERFVRDYVLPIEDESAGDITAAGGDDIRREMNAKAKAEGIFGPHAPVEFGGLGLNMCDRAPVFEAAGYSTFGPIALHIGAPDEGNVHMLAHIASEEQRQKYLAPLATGEVRSGFAMTEPAPGAGSDPNALRTEAVRVDGGWKINGEKHFITGADGAGFFIIMARTSGAPGDRGGATMFLAPADAPGLTVGRHINTIDKAMIGGHCEMSFTDLFVPDEDILGEVDEGYRYAQVRLGPARMTHVMRWLGSAKRCQDVAVDYVSRREGFGGRLGDLGMIQQLVADNEIDLAATRALLLKACHELDLGNHASDETSIAKTFAAEAYSRIADRSIQMCGGLGVSADLPLARLSQELRPFRIYDGPSEVHRWAIARRAVGRAKKAQQALEAQAAAGAK from the coding sequence ATGCCCATTGAACTTCGCCACGACGACGAGGTGCTCGACGTGGTCGCCAAGACCGAACGCTTCGTCCGCGACTACGTGTTGCCGATCGAGGACGAGTCGGCGGGCGACATCACCGCGGCCGGCGGTGACGACATCCGACGCGAGATGAACGCCAAGGCCAAGGCGGAGGGCATCTTCGGCCCGCATGCGCCCGTCGAATTCGGCGGACTGGGACTGAACATGTGCGACCGCGCACCGGTGTTCGAAGCGGCGGGCTACTCGACCTTCGGTCCCATCGCGCTGCACATCGGCGCACCGGATGAAGGCAACGTGCACATGCTCGCGCACATCGCGAGCGAGGAGCAGCGCCAGAAGTACCTCGCTCCGCTCGCGACGGGCGAGGTCCGCTCCGGGTTCGCGATGACCGAGCCTGCGCCGGGTGCGGGTTCGGACCCCAATGCACTCCGGACCGAGGCCGTGCGCGTCGACGGTGGCTGGAAGATCAACGGCGAGAAGCACTTCATCACCGGCGCCGACGGGGCGGGCTTCTTCATCATCATGGCCCGGACCTCCGGCGCGCCCGGCGACCGCGGCGGTGCCACGATGTTCCTCGCGCCCGCCGACGCGCCCGGGCTCACCGTCGGGCGGCACATCAACACGATCGACAAGGCCATGATCGGCGGCCACTGCGAGATGAGCTTCACCGACCTGTTCGTTCCCGACGAGGACATCCTCGGCGAGGTCGACGAGGGCTACCGCTATGCCCAGGTGCGGCTCGGACCCGCGCGGATGACCCACGTGATGAGGTGGCTCGGTTCGGCCAAACGCTGCCAGGACGTGGCCGTCGACTACGTCTCGCGCCGTGAGGGATTCGGCGGTCGCCTCGGCGATCTCGGCATGATCCAGCAGCTCGTCGCCGACAACGAGATCGACCTGGCCGCCACCCGCGCGCTGCTGCTCAAGGCATGCCACGAACTCGATCTCGGCAACCACGCCTCCGACGAGACGTCGATCGCCAAGACCTTCGCCGCCGAGGCATACTCGCGTATCGCCGACCGGAGCATCCAGATGTGTGGCGGCCTCGGTGTCTCCGCCGATCTCCCGCTCGCACGACTGTCGCAGGAGCTGCGACCGTTCCGCATCTACGACGGCCCGTCCGAGGTCCACCGCTGGGCGATCGCACGGCGCGCCGTCGGGCGGGCCAAGAAGGCGCAGCAGGCGCTGGAGGCACAGGCCGCGGCGGGTGCGAAATGA
- a CDS encoding TetR/AcrR family transcriptional regulator has translation MSGGTGEADVRPGKRELGSWRDYGEPELPIPLAAALAAFAEQGYHGTSVREIASRANLSVPGLYHHYPSKQSLLQGLLERTMTDLLARSEAAIAEAGPEPVRQFDAVVESLLRFHMYRREQAFVGSTEIRSLDDTYKSTYIGHRDRQQRMVDEIVFAGVEAGDFTTEYPKDAARAVATMCVGVSTWFKLDGLLGPDELIARNLQLARALVGHRTS, from the coding sequence ATGAGTGGCGGAACCGGCGAAGCAGACGTCCGACCGGGGAAGCGGGAACTCGGGAGCTGGCGCGACTACGGCGAGCCCGAACTGCCGATCCCGTTGGCCGCGGCGCTCGCTGCCTTCGCCGAGCAGGGGTATCACGGCACGTCGGTGCGGGAGATCGCCTCGCGCGCCAACCTGTCGGTCCCCGGCCTCTATCACCACTACCCGTCGAAGCAGTCGCTGTTGCAGGGGTTGCTGGAGCGGACGATGACAGACCTGCTGGCGCGTTCGGAGGCGGCCATCGCCGAAGCCGGCCCCGAGCCGGTGCGACAGTTCGACGCAGTCGTCGAGTCGTTGTTGCGATTCCACATGTACCGGCGTGAACAGGCATTCGTCGGTTCCACCGAGATCCGCAGTCTCGACGACACCTACAAGTCCACCTACATCGGTCACCGGGACCGCCAGCAGCGAATGGTCGACGAGATCGTGTTCGCCGGAGTCGAGGCCGGCGACTTCACCACCGAGTACCCGAAGGATGCCGCGCGTGCGGTCGCGACGATGTGCGTCGGCGTCTCCACCTGGTTCAAACTCGACGGTCTGCTCGGTCCCGACGAACTCATCGCGCGCAACCTCCAGCTGGCCCGCGCGCTGGTCGGACATCGCACCAGCTGA
- a CDS encoding alpha-hydroxy-acid oxidizing protein, giving the protein MTAGYGRARQNEIYTAGVHRRKPRVPTDFAELERRAKRAMSSRAWAYIAGGAGEGRTMTANRAALDRWAIVPRVLRDVSQRNLEIELFGRRIPAPVLFAPVGAGSLAAPEADALVGRAAAELGVPYIFSNQAGVPMESVAAEMDRVDAGAPRWFQLYWSTDDDLVDSLLARAEAIRADAVVVTLDTTMLGWRPQDLNLGSLPFARGEGIAQYTSDRRFGDIVSERLRAASDERPEISLGAVATLMSITRNAPGRFLSNLRSPRPRASVQTFLDIYSRPSLDWDDLAGLRDRTSLPIVLKGVLHPDDARRAVDAGVDGIIVSNHGGRQIDGAISTIDALDTIAPVVDGRIKVLIDSGIYTGSDVLKALALGADAACIGRPHMYGVALAGADGARDVVADIIAQLDLTLGLAGHTDVADLDRDVLRRL; this is encoded by the coding sequence ATGACCGCGGGATATGGGCGTGCACGGCAGAACGAGATCTACACGGCCGGGGTCCATCGTCGAAAGCCCCGCGTGCCAACGGATTTCGCGGAACTGGAACGTCGCGCCAAGCGGGCGATGTCATCCCGCGCTTGGGCCTACATCGCCGGCGGCGCGGGCGAGGGCCGCACCATGACGGCGAACCGGGCCGCGCTGGACCGGTGGGCGATAGTGCCGCGCGTCCTGCGCGATGTGTCGCAGCGGAACCTCGAGATCGAGCTGTTCGGGCGGCGGATCCCGGCTCCGGTGCTGTTCGCGCCGGTGGGTGCGGGTTCGCTCGCCGCGCCTGAGGCCGACGCCCTCGTCGGCCGTGCGGCCGCGGAACTCGGTGTGCCCTACATCTTCTCGAACCAGGCCGGCGTGCCGATGGAGAGCGTCGCCGCCGAGATGGACCGCGTCGACGCCGGCGCCCCGCGCTGGTTCCAGCTGTACTGGTCCACCGACGACGACCTGGTCGACAGTCTCCTCGCGCGGGCGGAGGCGATCCGCGCCGACGCCGTCGTCGTCACACTCGACACCACGATGCTCGGGTGGCGGCCGCAGGACCTGAATCTCGGTTCGCTGCCCTTCGCGCGCGGCGAGGGTATCGCGCAGTACACCTCCGACCGCAGGTTCGGAGACATCGTGAGCGAGCGTCTGCGCGCGGCGTCGGACGAACGCCCCGAGATCTCCCTCGGGGCGGTCGCCACACTGATGTCGATCACCCGCAACGCCCCGGGGCGCTTCCTGTCGAACCTGAGGTCGCCGCGGCCGCGTGCGTCGGTCCAGACATTCCTCGACATCTACTCGCGGCCGTCTCTGGACTGGGACGACCTCGCCGGTCTGCGCGATCGCACCTCACTGCCGATCGTGCTCAAGGGGGTCCTGCATCCCGACGACGCACGCCGAGCCGTCGACGCCGGGGTCGACGGCATCATCGTCTCCAACCACGGCGGCCGCCAGATCGACGGCGCGATCAGCACCATCGACGCCCTCGACACCATCGCGCCGGTCGTCGACGGCCGGATCAAGGTGCTGATCGACTCCGGCATCTACACCGGGTCCGACGTGCTCAAAGCGCTGGCGCTCGGTGCCGACGCGGCGTGTATCGGTCGGCCGCACATGTACGGCGTCGCACTCGCCGGGGCCGACGGAGCCCGCGACGTGGTGGCCGACATCATCGCCCAGCTGGACCTCACCCTGGGCCTGGCCGGTCACACCGACGTCGCCGACCTGGACCGGGACGTGTTGCGACGGCTGTAG
- a CDS encoding phosphotransferase family protein, producing the protein MTSVESALDGDRLRRLLVDNGVEPAGDLSISLISGGKSNLTYTVTDGESTWVARRPPTGGLTPSAHDMGREWAVTSALQSTAVPVARTIAFDSDGSIIGAPCTVVEFVDGRVVRTAHDLDAYSDDDVAGNLDALVQTLADLHAVDHLAVGLGGFGRPAGFAARQVKLWARQWGHVKTRELPDVERLVEALSARVPEQTRESVVHGDFRVDNTIIDADDPTKIAAVVDWEMSTLGDPLTDVALMCVYRTGAFDQVLGFSAAWTSDRYPSVDEIAQKYSIATGSDLGDWDFYLGLANLKLGVIAEGITYRALSGASSGDGAERAGEATAAFIADGLRHIS; encoded by the coding sequence ATGACGTCGGTGGAATCCGCACTAGACGGAGATCGCCTGCGCCGCTTACTCGTCGACAACGGCGTCGAACCCGCCGGTGACCTCTCGATAAGTCTCATCAGCGGCGGCAAATCCAACCTGACCTACACGGTCACCGACGGTGAGAGCACCTGGGTGGCACGGCGTCCGCCGACAGGTGGTCTCACCCCCTCGGCGCACGACATGGGTCGCGAGTGGGCTGTGACCAGTGCTCTGCAGTCCACCGCTGTGCCTGTCGCGCGGACCATCGCCTTCGACTCCGACGGGTCGATCATCGGCGCCCCGTGCACCGTGGTCGAGTTCGTCGACGGCCGGGTCGTCCGCACCGCGCACGACCTCGACGCCTACTCCGACGACGACGTCGCAGGTAACCTCGACGCGCTCGTGCAGACCCTCGCCGACCTGCACGCCGTCGACCACCTCGCGGTCGGGCTCGGCGGGTTCGGCCGGCCGGCAGGCTTCGCCGCACGCCAGGTCAAACTCTGGGCACGCCAGTGGGGTCACGTGAAGACCCGCGAACTGCCCGACGTCGAACGCCTCGTGGAGGCGCTCTCTGCGCGAGTCCCCGAGCAGACGCGGGAATCGGTGGTGCACGGGGACTTCCGCGTGGACAACACCATCATCGACGCCGATGACCCGACAAAGATCGCCGCGGTGGTCGACTGGGAGATGTCGACCCTCGGTGACCCGCTCACCGATGTGGCGCTGATGTGTGTGTATCGCACCGGCGCCTTCGACCAGGTGCTCGGATTCTCCGCGGCGTGGACCAGCGACCGCTACCCGTCCGTGGACGAGATCGCCCAGAAGTACTCGATCGCAACGGGTTCTGATCTCGGGGACTGGGATTTCTATCTGGGGTTGGCGAACCTGAAGCTCGGCGTCATCGCCGAGGGCATCACCTACCGGGCCCTCTCGGGTGCCTCGTCGGGCGACGGCGCCGAACGAGCCGGGGAAGCCACCGCGGCCTTCATCGCCGACGGACTGCGCCACATCAGCTGA
- a CDS encoding SDR family NAD(P)-dependent oxidoreductase — translation MSKSTNNRAALVTGASRGIGAAIADRFAADGWDLTISARGREALEKKAAGLRERGAGRVEVVPADMTDAEAIIALAGAHAEVFGRCDALIINAGMGSKGAVADLPVKRFDRLYEVNVRAPYVLLQAALPTLRATADVYGAAKVIAVASITGVYPEPELSAYGATKAALISLCETFNLEESVNGVSATTIAPGYVNTDMTDWLKDTLPAEEMITADDVAVVAHSVTQLSRFAVLPNIVITRPGENLHRA, via the coding sequence TTGAGTAAGTCGACGAACAACAGGGCAGCTCTGGTGACCGGCGCGTCACGAGGAATCGGCGCGGCCATCGCCGATCGGTTCGCTGCCGACGGCTGGGACCTGACCATCAGTGCGCGCGGGCGGGAAGCTCTCGAGAAGAAGGCCGCGGGACTTCGCGAACGTGGAGCCGGCCGCGTGGAGGTCGTCCCCGCGGACATGACCGACGCCGAGGCGATCATCGCGCTGGCCGGCGCACACGCGGAGGTCTTCGGACGGTGCGACGCGTTGATCATCAATGCCGGGATGGGTTCAAAGGGGGCGGTCGCCGATCTGCCGGTGAAGCGCTTCGACCGTCTCTACGAGGTCAACGTGCGCGCGCCCTACGTTCTGCTCCAGGCGGCCCTGCCCACCCTGCGTGCCACGGCCGATGTGTACGGCGCCGCGAAAGTCATTGCGGTGGCATCGATCACGGGGGTCTATCCGGAGCCCGAGCTGTCGGCCTACGGTGCGACCAAGGCTGCGCTGATCTCCCTGTGTGAGACGTTCAATCTCGAGGAGTCGGTGAACGGTGTGAGCGCCACGACCATCGCGCCGGGTTATGTGAACACGGACATGACCGACTGGCTGAAGGACACACTGCCGGCGGAGGAGATGATCACGGCCGACGACGTTGCCGTGGTGGCGCATTCGGTCACACAGCTGTCGCGGTTCGCGGTGTTGCCGAACATCGTGATCACCCGGCCGGGGGAGAACCTGCACCGGGCGTGA
- a CDS encoding TetR/AcrR family transcriptional regulator gives MGRASSTPESRPGVAADPAASLRAYGGEGGDTRVARRRTSLIDAGLDLLGADDATTITVRGVCRRAGLTARYFYESFESVDQLVGVMYDEVIEEIAQAGIAAFSEGASMRSKVAGAVAAIVDLIDADRRKGRLLFSQALLSPVIAAKRMESTALFASLTLQSTSTILDVHVGPDAAAGVAHYQVGGLSRLLAAWLEGDVALSKADVVDLSIALLVSPAEILEKSRAHSDGDGE, from the coding sequence ATGGGACGAGCATCATCGACTCCGGAGAGTCGACCGGGCGTCGCGGCCGACCCGGCAGCCTCGCTCCGGGCCTACGGCGGCGAGGGCGGTGACACGCGAGTCGCCCGCCGCCGCACGTCCCTGATAGACGCCGGCCTCGACCTGCTCGGCGCAGACGACGCCACCACGATCACCGTGCGCGGTGTCTGCCGGCGGGCCGGGCTGACCGCGCGGTACTTCTACGAGAGTTTCGAGTCGGTCGACCAGCTCGTGGGTGTCATGTACGACGAGGTCATCGAGGAGATCGCCCAGGCCGGCATCGCCGCGTTCTCGGAGGGTGCGAGCATGCGGTCCAAGGTGGCCGGCGCGGTCGCGGCGATCGTCGATCTCATCGACGCCGACCGCCGCAAGGGCCGCCTCCTGTTCTCTCAGGCCCTGCTGAGCCCGGTGATCGCGGCCAAGCGGATGGAGTCGACCGCGTTGTTCGCGAGCCTCACACTGCAGAGCACCTCGACCATCCTCGACGTCCACGTCGGTCCCGATGCCGCCGCCGGCGTCGCCCACTATCAGGTGGGCGGCCTCAGTCGGCTGCTCGCCGCATGGCTCGAAGGTGACGTCGCGCTGTCCAAGGCCGATGTGGTGGATCTGAGCATCGCCCTACTCGTCTCACCTGCGGAGATCCTGGAGAAGAGCCGCGCGCACAGCGACGGCGATGGTGAGTAG
- a CDS encoding VOC family protein → MTPMLFINLPVADVSRSRRFFGVLGFRFDEMFCDDGAACMIVNDSAVVVLMQRRRFAGYAAGNVAEPTRGRESLLAFSADSRAQTDRLADAALASGGSALRNAEDLGFMYCRSFCDPDGHAWEVVWMDPSQIPQDGD, encoded by the coding sequence GTGACGCCGATGCTGTTCATCAACCTCCCGGTCGCCGACGTCTCCAGATCCCGGCGCTTCTTCGGCGTGCTCGGATTCCGGTTCGACGAGATGTTCTGCGACGACGGGGCCGCCTGCATGATCGTCAACGATTCGGCGGTGGTCGTGCTGATGCAGCGACGACGCTTCGCCGGGTACGCAGCGGGGAATGTCGCGGAACCCACGCGGGGACGGGAGTCGCTGTTGGCGTTCTCCGCCGACAGCCGGGCGCAGACCGATCGGCTGGCCGACGCCGCACTGGCGTCGGGAGGTAGCGCTCTCCGGAACGCCGAGGACCTCGGATTCATGTACTGCCGCAGTTTCTGCGATCCCGACGGACACGCATGGGAGGTGGTCTGGATGGACCCCTCCCAGATCCCTCAGGACGGCGACTGA